The DNA window AAATACTGCCGAGATTCTAAAGGTACTGGATCCTGACTTCTGACTGGAGTGTCCTCGGAGAGCGGCAGGCAGAGCAAGGGGCGGGGCCCGTCCAACCATCTCCACCTGGACTGGGCAGCCCCGCAACTACCTACCTAGCACGAGGATACGGTCCAACGGCCGCAACTCCGGCTCTAGGAGGTCACGGAAGCAAGAGAAGTCTCCGAACCACTCGTAGGGGGCAGAGTCGGCAGCGCCCTGGTATCGCTGGTCCCAGTACTGGACCTCGCGGTACCCGCAGTTCTTCTCTGGTAACTCCGGCACCTGTGCGGAAGGCCCCAGACAAGCCATTGCTTGTGGTTGCCGGACAGTGAGGGCAACTGGCCCCCGCCTCTAGGCGGGGCGTGGTGCTCCAATGTAGCCAATGAGAATGGTGGCATGTGGGAGGCGTGGCCTTTGTGTCTCCGCCCGGCATCTGCAGTTGCTCAACATAAACACGTGGAACTTCCGTCTTCTGCTAAGCGTTCGGAAAAGAATCTTCCGGGTGGGAAAGTCGTATCGTCCATACGCTGAATTCTCTGGATGCACTGCTCACTGACTTCTGAGAGTCACACTCATGGTGTCACACATTCCGGGTCGTCACTACCCACCTCATTTTCAGTTTGACAAGCTCTCTCCATTAAGAAGCCTGAATGTTAATAAAAGATTCATTTCTTCCCAGTTTTGAGCACCCGGAGGGCTCTGAGGGGTGGCGGGAGTAGAGCGAACACGGGTCTTGCTCTCCAGGGAAGACGGGCATGAACGCAGATATCAACACGGGCGATGTGTTATGCTGGGCAGGGGAGGTGAGGTGCGGAAGACCATGGCGCGGTCAGAAAGAAACGTAACGTTACTTTTCTGGGCAAACGTTCGATTCACATTAGCGCCTTTGCGCCCAGGGCTAAGTATGTACTGAGGAGTAAGACTATTCCTGCTCGTATGGAGTGTGCACTCCATCAGAGAAGACAGATGTGAAAGCAGGAAATTTTCGAGGCGTAAAAAAGGACTCAGACAACTCTGCGCTCAGTCCGTTGGGACACGTGGCGCTGGGAGCGGAACCTAAGTACCAAAAGTCGGGCTTCCGGGGTAGCGGGCCCACAAGAGCGGCGCACCGGCAAGATGGCGGCAGGCCTGCGGAAACGCGGCCGGGCAGGTCCCGCAACCCGGGCGGTAGGACTGTGCGGGCAGTGGCTGCGGCGCGCCTGGCAAGAGCGGCGCCTACTGCTGCTGGAACCGCGCTACACGCTGCTGGTGGCCGCCTGCCTCTGCCTGGCGGAGGTGGGCATCACCTTCTGGGTCATTCACAGGGTGGCATGTGAGTGCgccgagggggaggggaggagggggagggagaccGAACCCCCAATCAAAACTGGGACCCACATTCGGAACTCAGACTCCTGATCCACTCAGCCATCAATTGCAGACCAATATCTTTTACCCAAATCCAAAGTCTGCTCCACAGAAAACCAAACTCGATCTTAATCTCCCCCATAAAACCTGGGTCTAAattaatggctgctgctgcttgtctccggagaaggcagtgacaccccactccagtactcttgcttggaaaatcccatggaggagcctggtaggctgcagtccatgaggtcgctaagagtcggacaccactgagcgacttcacgttcacttttcagtatcatgcattggagaaggaaatggcaacccactccagtgctcttgcctggagaatcccagggaccggggagcctggtgggaggccgtctatggggtcgcacagagtcggacacgactgaagcgacttagcagcagcagcagcagcagcaactgcttgTCTCTATGGCTTTGGACACGTTACATCCCTTGCTGggtctcagtctcctcatctgttgAATTCTGAGGTCTCGAAGTATTTTCTCTGTGATAGCGTTTTGTTGCAGTCAGTTGGGCATTATTGGTCACTCCTTTCCAGGCAGAAAGCACTGGATTTCAAGCTTACTTGCTAAAGACAGTTAGTTCACTACATATTTGCTGAGTGCTTATTATATGGCTAACACCATACTAGGTGCCAAGGGTATAGTGGCGAAAAAGATAGACAGATTTCCTACTTGTGTATGCGGACCTGGACAAAGATAAGTTGACAGaaaattatattacattatattcaTCATAATGGTACTAGACCAAGTTCTATAATGGACAAAGGTGGGCACTTCAGCCAGACCTGAggagtcagagaaggcttcctagaGTCCTTTTCCAACAATAAGAGCTAGTTCcttgaggaaagagagaaaggggtaGGGGGCAGATTATAGTCTAGGAGAGAATCTTGTTCCAAAGAGCTCCCATTGAAAGAAAGTCTACTtcctttaaagaaatgaaataattagaGTTGGAACACAGAAATCAAGTGAGGGTAGTACTAAGAGATGAGATTTCACATCATGAAGGAATCTGTAAGCTGTGTTAAGGAGATAGTATGGTGATTAAGAATTTAGAGctcaagaaaaagaatttagagcTCCATATGTGCCAATCTCAACTCTTCCCTTCCTAGCTTACTGATCTTGAGCTAGTTACTTAACCTTGTTAATTCataattttctcttctaaaaatgggaataataaaaaaaCTTGGTCTTTATCTAAGAGCCTTGGGGAATCACtgaagggttttaagcagagAAATGTGATGTTTCTATTATAGGATGAGCTCTGTGGTTGCAGGGTGGACAATAAAATGTAGTGCAGGGAAAGTGGAAGCTGGGAGCCTAATTAGGGAGCTATTGCACCATTGAGGCTAGAGATTGTTACACCCAAATTGAGCGGAGAAGGATGAGACAGATATTTAGGATGAAGAAGAggcaggacttggtgactgagggttggaaatgaaagagaagtatcAAGGATGTTTCCCAGGTTTGTGACTTGGGCAAGTGAGAGGTTAATGGTGCCATTCATGGAACCCAGGAAGGGGACCACATATGGAGTGGAAAGTTCTGAGTTCCATTACAGACATGTTTGATTTTGAGATACTTGGGTTCATGCAGAGAATAGATCAGTTAGAGAAGGGATTATGATAGAAATCCCAAGAATGAGCTGGAACTCTGTGCTTTGATGGAGTGAGGCAGAGCAATTCTGGACCACAAAGTAACCACACCATCCTGTCCTTTTGCAGATACAGAGATTGACTGGAAAGCCTACATGGCTGAGGTAGAGGGCGTCATCAATGGCACCTATGACTACACTCAACTGCAAGGTGACACTGGACCTCTTGTGTGAGTAGGATTGGAGGTTCAGCGAGGATGGGAGGGGTTGACTGGATGCCAGGCTGAGTAGCTTGACCTGGACTCATGTTCCCTCTCTTCCAGGTACCCAGCTGGCTTCGTGTACATCTTTATGGGGCTTTACTATGCCACTGACCGAGGTGCTGACATCCGCATGGCCCAGCACATCTTTGCTGTGCTCTACCTGGCCACTTTGTTGCTTGTCTTCTTGATTTACCACCAGACCTGCAAGGTGAGTTCTCACCACCAGGAATAGGGGCCCCCAAACTGCgagggctggggagtggggacgGTTCAGGGTTGGTACGCTGACCTTGTCCCCCACTGTGCCCACCTCTCAGGTACCTCCCTTCGTCTTTTTCTTCATGTGCTGTGCCTCTTATCGTGTCCACTCCATCTTTGTGCTGCGGCTCTTCAATGATCCAGTGGCCATGGTGCTGCTCTTCCTCAGTGTCAACCTCCTGCTGGCCCAGCGCTggagctggggctgctgctgttTCAGGTCAACACCCCTCCCTTGTGGacccttctttcattttctgtatttccatcaTTTTCTCCCCAGTTTTCTGCAGCAGCAGGAGTAAGGGAGTGGCCAGACAGTGTAGGTCAGTTAAGGGCCACACTCGCATCCTGCGAGTCCAAGATGTGTAGAAAGTCTCCATCCCCAGGCGCCTACACACACACCACCCTCTTCCTATCCTGTTTCCTCCAGGCTGCTTATGTGGTTGGAATTGGTCAGTTGCACTTACTAAGTACTCAGTATATTATTTGTGGCTCAGTCTGAGTGTAGGGACAATGATTCAGCTCCCTATCCCAGCCTCCTCCCAGGCTGCCTTAACCCCTCCAGCGGTTCTGAGTATGAATGCTCACCCTCTGCCTGGAGCTTGCTGGCAGGGAATGGGGAGCTGCTGTGGTGATGGTCAGGGGTACATGGCCCTGATGAAGCTGATCTTCACTCTTCCTCCCCACTATCCACTCCAGCCTGGCAGTCTCTGTGAAGATGAGTGTGCTGCTCTTCGCCCCTGGATTACTATTCCTTCTCCTCACAAAATTTGGCCTCCGTGGGGCCCTCCCCAAGTTGGGCATCTGTGCTGTCCTTCAGGTATTCCATCCCTACCCTGTCCCCTTTCTGATGAAGTGGCGGCCACTCTGTCTGGACTCCTTTCGTTTTTGAGACATCTTCAAAGCCAGGGGACAGTTTTGGAGTTGATTCTGATCTGGACAGCCATCACCTCTAGACTTTGGTTTCTTTAGCTATAAAACAAGGGTGTTGAATTAGATGGTCTCAGAGAACCGTTCTAGCTGTGCACATTTATGACTAGATGAATTTAAATATAAAGCACTGTTATTATGTCCTTCCTTGGCCTTTTTGGCCCAAGATTTTGGTCTGACTGGGTGGGCTGGCTTTCTTGCTATTCCTAGTGGCAATTAGGGAACCTCTGGGATCTATACCCTATCTCCCCTCCCCTCAGTGATTAGCATGAGGCTGAGGCTGAGCCTGGGCAGCTCTGCTGATGTCACGCTCATCCTCAGGTGGTGCTAGGGCTGCCCTTCCTGCTGAAGAACCCCGTCGGCTACCTATCCCGCTCCTTTGACCTTGGCCGCCAGTTTCTCTTCCGATGGACAGTGAACTGGCGCTTTCTCCCCGAGGCCCTCTTCCTGCATCGTGCCTTCCACCTGGCACTGTTGACTGCCCACCTCACCGTGCTCTTGCTCTTTGCGCTCTGCAGGTGGCACAGGTGAGAAAGCGGGGCAGTTCCTTGGGCAGACATGGGGGAAAGAGTGAAGGGCCTAGGCCTTAGGGGCTGCTTGGGGACACGTTGAGCTCCGTGTGGCCCACTGTGGCGGTTTGATAAGTTGTCTCAATGGTTTCTCCCCAGGACAGGGGAAGGTATCCTGTCGCTGCTGAAGGATCCCTCCAAAAGGAAGGTTCCACCCCAGCCCCTCACACCCAACCATATCCTTTAAGTCATGGGAAGGTAAGTCTTGCCCTCTCCAGGTGCAGACAGGGTCCTGGTCAACTAACCCTGGACAGCTGCTGctctgggagagggaaaggaggtTCCAGTAATAGCTACAGGGTCCATTCATAGAGCTCCTACTCTGTACCAAACCCTGTGCTGAGCACTGTACATATTTAAGCGTGTTTTATTCTTAATTCTAAATATCATTGAGTTACCATTATGAGGGGGCACCCTCTGCTTAGCGGTGTCTTAAGAGCTTTACGTATGTTTAAAGCTCACAAGAAACCCcgttttatcctcattttacagatgacaaaattaGGGTTTtaaaaggttaagtaatttgccaaagtcacacagctagtgagtgatGGCTCCCTAGGCCTTACACCTCTAGATTTTATTGCCTCCACACAGACTGAGGAACAGGTCCAAAGAGGTTCAGAAATTTGCCCAAAAGTATGTATCTAGGAACTACAGAGCCAGGTGCTGTTAGACCCCCCCAAACTTTTGTCCCCCCTGCTTTGAAATCTCCCTAcccctctgctcctgcccttgGCCTTGACCACCGCCTACAGATTGTTTCTACCCTCTTCACCTCCAACTTCATTGGCATCTGCTTCAGCCGCTCCCTTCACTACCAGTTCTACGTTTGGTATTTCCACACACTGCCCTACCTCCTGTGGGCCACGCCTGCCCGCTGGCTCACTCACCTGCTCAGGTACTGGCTGGGACAACCCTGGGGGGAGGACAGGGGTGGGAAGCTCCTCATCCCAAGGCCATGACCGTGGAGGGGTAGTGGGGAGCTGAAGAGCTGCAGGTCTAGAGACAGGATGAGACCCAGAGCTTCTCCCTTCTTTCTAGGTTGCTGGTGCTGGGGCTCATCGAGCTCTCCTGGAACACATACCCATCCACGTCTTGCAGCTCTGCTGCTCTGCATGCATGCCATGCAGTCATCCTGCTGCAGCTCTGGCTGGGCCCCCAGCCCTTCCCCAAGACCATCCCGCACAGCAAGAAAGCCCACTGAGACCCAGCTGTTCTCTTCCAGTCCATTCTCGGGACCCCGGATGGGGATGGACTCTGCCCTTCCCAATAAACCAAGTCTCCTCTGCAGCCTCCGTGGAGGTGCCTGGACTAAGCTGTCAGGGACAGGCACGTGGCAGATAAAGAACTCATTAAGACAGTCCCAAGAGGCACTTTATTGCATAGGATCTGGGGGCTGTGGCTCTCTCCCCTTCTGCTGCAATTGCACAGAGCTCAGAGGGGAAGGGGTAGAGGGTGGGAGGGGCGAGAGAGAGCACAGGCAGGCACTTtttgtgggggcaggaggattcTGTGGAGGGAATGAGAAGCAGTGGGGACAGGCTGTCGCCAGCCCACCCCTTCCCAGCACCGAGAGGCCGGCTCTGGGTGGCAGTGACTTTGGGTTGGTTGGGGGGGATGCCAGCCGGAGCAGTGGGTGACCTTCACATGTTTGCGGGGCTGTAGCACAGCAGGTGGAGCTGCAGGTTCTGGTCCCAGTGACGCAGCAGCAGGAAGAGACCGCGGGCTGCAGCCTTGAGGTTGGCCAGGTCCAGGCCGTCGGGCAGGTGCTGCGCCCGCAGCCAACAGTCAGCCTTCGCAGCTGCCAGTTCCCACTCGCCGAAGGCCCCCGCACAGCGGTGCTCCAGCCACGCAAGCGCCACAGCCGTGGCCCAAGTCCGGCCCCGCAGGTCAGCGCCACCAGGCCCTTCCAACCCCTCTGAGGCCTCAGTGTCTGATCCCCGCCCACTGTCCACCTGGCCCGGACCCTCGGAACCCGAGCTGGGGGACGGGCTGCAAGAGGCTGTGGCGCTGCTACCCTGGCCAACACTGGGGGCTAGAAGTGCCCAGGGAGAGGAGGCCGAAGTGGGGCTGAGGCTGGCCCGGTGTGCAGCAAAGGGCGAGGCGCGGCACAGGCGCTCCTGCGAGATGCGCACCGCTGCACAGAACAGAGCGTCCAGGCGGAAAGAGCCAGGCGCCTCCTGCAAGCGCACCtgaggagagaggaggtggggggagaagcGAGCTGAGACAGTGCCCTGGCCCTGGCAGCGCCACCCTCCACCTCCCGAGTCCTCACCAAGGGCAGGTAGTCGTGGCCACTGCCTTCACTGTTGCTGTCATTGACTTGGCCTGTGTTGGGGCTGCAGGGTCTGTGGCTGTCTGGGCCTCTGGACTTCCAACGGCCCAGGCTGATCcgggagggaggctggggaagcGGGCGATGAGACCCTCCTATGGGGGCTGCATGGTCCCCCAAAGCAGAACTGGAGTTGCCAGTTTGGTCTGGGTCCCAGCCACCTGCCAAAGAGTTCCTTCAGTCCTGACTGGAGCCATTAGGTGGTGGTCCCTAAGCCTGCTGCTCCCTACTCCGTTTCCTCAAATGTAAGTGTTACCTTTAGAGTGGACAACTGTGGGGAAAGGAGCTGCATCTACATGGCTTTGAGAGATAGGAGGAGTACCTGCAGGTTCAGCTGGCTCTGTATGGGCACAGAAGATAGGGAGAAGTTTGGGAGGGTGGCCAGTGAGGTGAGAACTGGCTCCTGGGAGGTCCCCTGGGAGACCCTTTGCTTACCTGAGCTCTGCACCTGCAGGGCTGAGggtaggacctccctggtggtagCGTCCACAGCTACAGGACAGGTGAAGCAAGAAGGGGCAGAACTGACCTTACTTGTCTGAAGGGCTCGGAGCCAGGACCTCCGGGCGTGACCTACGAAACCAAGCAGCAGCTTGTGGGCTGGCAGGGGGTGCACACCTACCACCCACTCTCTACAAAGAGGCTCACAGAAAAAAAACCTTTACTCCCATATTGCCATGGTTTCttcctctgtccttttttttttttctttttttagcagcACCTtcaggcttgtggaatcttacttccctaaccagagatcaaaccttaccctggcagtgaaagcgtggagtcctaaccactggtccgccagggaattcccagcccTCTGTCCACTTTTGAACAGAACGGAGTTCCTTCTTGGGGCCAGCTCAGACTCCTCAACTTTGACAAGAAGTGGTTAGGCTAAATGCTCAACCACCTTCTATTAGCAAGGCTAGGCTCCTTGGCTACCCACAAATGCAACATTCTGGACACAACCCCGAGGAAGCATTGAGTGGTGCCTTTTCCATCCCCTCATTTCAGCACTGCCCTGTAGAATTTTCTgtaatgatggaaatattctgcaTCTGCATGATCCGGTGTGGTAGCCACAGGGTTCAGTATGTATTATTCCTTAGAGTCTCCACTAAGCATGTGAAGCGTGGCTAGTGCAACtgaagaactgacattttaaCTTTAATAATCTTCCTAAATGACAGATTTGTTTTTACATTATGGGCACTGTGAATCATTACAAGATGAAATTCCCTTTCTGTTGGCTGCTAGGAAACTTGGCCAGTTTTGGGTCCCCTGCTTGCAAGGGTACATAACCTCATAGTGTATATCTTTAATATAACctaattttctgttccttttattaTCCCTTCCCCCGACATTAccctgcttaattttttttttcttgataatgtGGGTGAGCTGCCTCAAATCATTTGTGAGCAAGGTGAGGTacagtgagtgatcacacagaCCTATGCCTCTGCCACTCTCTGCCCCGAACAGTTTCCTTGAGCCCTGATTGCGCCCACCAGGAACTCACCCCGGTCAGCCCTGGTCTCACCCCCTCTTCGAAGAGCCAGCTGCTCATTGTCCCGAACCACAGAAGCTGCTGTCAGTCGATGGAGTGCTTGGTCCCAAGCATTATCTCTTTCGGGGGGTGATGGAGGCAGGGAGCCATCATCCTGAGGCCCCCACAGCGTCTCCAACCCAACACCCACCTCCCAGCTCATGGGCTGCTCCCCACACAAGGCCCGGATCACCACATGGCAGCGTGGAGCTTGGGGAGGCTGTGCTACAGCTGGAGGGGCCAACTCCCCACTGAGGGGAACAGCAGTGAACAAGAAGGGTGGTTCCATCAACATGTCCCAGTCcatgggggctggggagagcagGTTTCCTGGGGAGAAACAATGGTAGGAGCAGGGGCCACGTGGTGCCCTGGGCTCCACCTCCCTACAGCCTCCTAGGTGACAAAACCCAGCTCCCCTGTAACCCTTACCTGAGTCATCCAAGCCCTGTCCCAGCTGCTGCCCTGGCTCAGGGCCTGGCCCATCGGGTGCTACACCTAGAGAGGGGTGCCGGGGGCACCCTGGGACTGGGTTCACCCGGCCTTGGGGGGATGAGAGGCTTCGGCCAGCCAGAGCCACTCTGCGTCGACGGCCCAGCACCTCAGCACTCAAAGCCCCAGTCTGCACATGAGAAGTGGAGTCCACTGGTCAAGGAGTGCAGAGCTCCTGGCCTGATCAGACATACATACATGAGTAGCCACATGCCCTTTTGTCTGAAGCCCTAGATGGCTGCTCACCACCCTTAGGGGTGAGGCCAGGCTCCTTCTGGCCCCTGGTCCCCTTCCCTGTGTCATCTCACTCTATGCCCCATTCTTCCAGAGGAGGCTCTTGCTTTCCTGACTCCCTCAGACAGGGTTAGTCACCTTGACTCTGAACCCCCATCATGTCACGCTTCTGTGCTTGTCAACATGTGTCACATGGTATCATCATTATATATCATCATTACCTATCTGTTTTTTCAAGTAGACTTAATAGTAACCACTGCACAATCTATGGCATACAGCCAATGGTCAATAAACGTTTGCTGGATACATGGTGGGATGTGGGTTGAATCTCACCTTGACTGGAGCCAGTGGAGATGGAGGCAGGGGACAGGAACGGGAGCTGGCAGATTCTCCCCAGGCTAGGCTTCGGCAGCCCTGCTGAGAAGGGGGATCCAGGGGAGTGTTGCCCTCAGGGGAGCCCGGGCCCTGGGAGACAGGGGATGCGCTGCTGCCTGTGGAGCCTGGGCCTGGCTCTGGGCTGGCAGAGCAGTGGGTGAGCACATACTGCTCCCGGATGTACGAGGACTGGAAGATGCGGTGCCATATGGCTGTGTCAGAAGAGGGATTAGGTCCGGGGTCCGTGACCGGGTCTGTCAGAGCATCAGTACCTATGGGGAGGCAGTAGAGCAGATCCCAGCCCTGGGCTCTCCACGACCCACTTCccctctaacacacacacacacccccaggcACTCACTCCGCTCTGAGTCCCCAGCAACCCACGGGCTGGACAGCTCTGCTGACACAGTGCCTGTTCCCAGTGGCTCTGAGGTGCCAGTGGGCTCAGTGCCAGGGCTGGTGGCAGATGGTGCTTCCTCTGGGGATGGGAACACCGAGCCGCCCAAGCTCTGCCAGCCAGGCTCTTGGCCCTGGAGAGGGATAGACATTGAGGGGGGAAAAGAAGCTGATTATAGTTATACACTCTTTTTCCAAACAGGATTTAAGATGGCTCACTGCAAGAGGCAATAAAGattataaagcagaaattaaaaccCAGTACTAAGAAAGGAAACATACATGCTGACCAGAGCGTTACTAGAGCTGCTATCACTGGGCTTCAGGTTTGGCCCTGAGCTTCCTGGCAGCCAGGAAAGAAAGGCAAACAGTCCATTTTATGGCTCTCCCAATCAAAAAGGAGCTAGTATGATTGGTTCTTCTAGAAAGATAAAGCTTTTCCTAATAAAAATAACTCATTTATCCAACTCCACCTCTGCGTCAAGTATCCTACCAACAGCGTGCAAGTCATGAATTTCTAATTAAACACCCCTATGAAAAAAGTCAGTGtaaggggctcagagaggttgactgACTTGCCCCAAATCAAATGGTCAGTACACAGAAGAATTGGGATCTGAGATTTCATCAAGACGATGCTCTGTGTGGCCCTGAGTGTTACAGGaaataatctgctgctgctgctaagtcacttcagtcgtgtccgactctgtgaccccatggacggcagcccaccagcctcccccgtccctgggattctccaggcaagaaaagtgaaagtgaagtcgctcagtcatgtctgactctcagcgaccccatggactgcagcctaccaggctcctctgtccatgggattctccaggtaagagtactggagtggggtgccattgccttctcctagatgtTGCTTTTTGTAGGGCACCGTGTGAAACAATGATCAGATTTCAAAAAAAACCTCAAAGCTAATGTTGGTGCTGCTCTCTGTGTGCTTCAGTGACTACAGGCATCACTCTGTAGGACAGCTCAGTGGGAGATCTTATGAGGGGGGCAGGCTGCAGTCACCTTGAGGGACCCAGTTTGGTCCCTCCTGGGGAAGTCTAGGGGGTAGCAGTAGATGAGTTTGGCAGAGAGAGGCACTGGGAAGAGGAAATGGGTTTTGAGGAGACACAGGGGCTTCAGCCATCCCAGGCCCACCTCCCACCGCCCCCCAACCCAGGCCTACCCCCGGGGGTTGGGACCGGAAGCTGTCCACCCTGAACAGTGAGCAGTAACCAAGAAGCTGGTCGCCAGGATAGAGCGCAGGGATCTCCCGGGGTGTCAGCAGGGCCTCCACTGCATCCGGAACAAACCAGTCCACAGAGATGTCACTCAGCGCGGGCTCCAGTGCTTTCCTCAGGGCCTGCACCAGCTGTGAGGAATGACCAGAGGGAGCCCGTGAGAGAGAAGGAGGTGCCACACAGCCGGTGGAGTGGGGAGGCCACCCTTCTGGTGCCGCTATCCACCCGGTGCCTTGCTGAGGCAAGCAGGACAGGGTCAGGCTGGGTCAAGGGGAGGAACGGGGATAGGAACAAGCAAGGAGACGGAGTGTTCAGTCCTCAAGGCTTGGTGTGAACTGTCCTCCTGGCCTGTGCCATGTGGATGGGGCAAGGCTTTTCAAAGATATGGCTCAGTACCAGGACAAAACTTAGGACAAGATTGGGGGAGTAGTCAGAGGCCATGTCCCCCGCACCTTTGGCCTCCTGCAGCACCCCACAGCAGGGTGCCTGGAGACCTCACAACCCAACCAGGATCTGTTTCAGACTCAGTGCCACTTGGGAGAAGGACcctgaggagaagggagcagggcCCAGGCTCAAGCtcaccatgggctgcagcctctcCCCAGGTCTCAGGAAGTAGGCCTGGCCCCGGCTGACAGCAGACAGACCCTGAAGCAGCTGGCGGCAGGCGCGCCCCAAGCCAAAGGAGAAGCACCTGACAAGAGAAGGGGAGCAGCTGCGGCCTCAGTAGCCCTCTCTGGGGGCCAATCTCAGGAGGCTGGCTCTGCCCACTCCATCCTACCTGGCTGCCCCTCTATGCCACCTCATGAGCTCCAGGGTCTGGTGGGTCACAGCGGCCATGGGGGAGGCAGCAGTGAGCAGGAAAAGCTGCCTAGGGTGGGCCCTTTGCTGGGGCTGCCCCAGGGCCCAGTCCAGAGCAGCCCACACGTCCGGGGTGCCGTCCACAGCCTGTAGCATCTCAACGCTCTCACAGATCAGCTGCACAGCTTCCTGGGGGAAGAAGGCTTGGGCTGGGCACAGCGGGCTGGGAGGACTCTGTGTGTGCACACCCAGTTACTCAgatgtttctgactctttgcgaaccctgtggactgtagcccaccaggctcctctgtccatgggatttcccaggcaagaatattagagtgtgttgccatttcctcctccagggtacttttcaacccagagatccaacttGCGTcccttgcatctcttgcattcgcaggtggattcttgaccactgtgccacctgggaagcccctgagatgTCTCCACTGACCCCCAAATCCCTAGGTCACACTCACATCACTGCAAGGCCGGCTCTCTGGGAAGAGGGGCTGCACCGAGATGCCAAACATGGCAAGGTTGATGAGCGTCTGGGGCGGGAGTGACTTCACAGCCAAAACGATGGCATCCTGGGGAAGGCCAGGGAGGGCAAGGTGAGGCAGGCCCCACTGGCATCAAGATCAACAAGGGATGAGGGGCCAGATGAGAGAATCTGGGCAAGGACCTGTGTGTGACTGTGAGAGAGACCCCAGTGTGCAAGGGAAACTCTGAGTTCCTGTGAGAGACATTTGGGCACGTGGCCACAGAGGTGCATGTGAACCCTGGGGTTTGGGATTGGGTGTGACCTAGTGAAACTTTATGTATGAGAGGTGGGTCTTGTAATCTGGGAGAAACACATGTGTGTGAGTATGAGAAGGAGAgaggtaggggtgtgtgtgtgtgtgtgtgtgttgtgtcttTGAGAGGCAGCCCCCAGCCCACCTAGACCCACTGCCTCACCCAACCCCCAGCCCACCCACACCCTGCCCCACAGGCCTTGTGTGCCACACTACTGCCATCCAGCAGAAAGAGGAGCTCCCGTGTAGCTGTGCCCAGGTGTCCGGGCTTGGAGCTCAG is part of the Bos indicus x Bos taurus breed Angus x Brahman F1 hybrid chromosome 1, Bos_hybrid_MaternalHap_v2.0, whole genome shotgun sequence genome and encodes:
- the VWA5B2 gene encoding von Willebrand factor A domain-containing protein 5B2 isoform X1, encoding MPGLYCPSSWTPLPLTDSWVRACANGPCLSLRARLTYHNPQPQPVDGVFVYPLAEAEVVSGFEAEAAGRRVSFQLQSRRRSQAACCSALGPALGASTPRRCAQGHLVLDLAQARSTLVLPTGLIAAAGTMTVTLRSSRELPSRPDGVLHVALPSVLTPLAPPGPPGPPRPPGLCDDRLGLCPTSCFGVSSPQGEGPAWEESAAPQDVFLGPARCPAPYTFSFEMLVTGPCLLAGLESPSHALRADAPPHASSAATICVTLAEGHRCDRALEILLHPSEPHQPHLMLEAGSLSSAEYEARVRARRDFQRLLRRDSDGDRQEAWPRMTRGSRAQVCFLQRRFHKDILLNPVLVLSFCPDLSSKPGHLGTATRELLFLLDGSSVAHKDAIVLAVKSLPPQTLINLAMFGISVQPLFPESRPCSDEAVQLICESVEMLQAVDGTPDVWAALDWALGQPQQRAHPRQLFLLTAASPMAAVTHQTLELMRWHRGAARCFSFGLGRACRQLLQGLSAVSRGQAYFLRPGERLQPMLVQALRKALEPALSDISVDWFVPDAVEALLTPREIPALYPGDQLLGYCSLFRVDSFRSQPPGGQEPGWQSLGGSVFPSPEEAPSATSPGTEPTGTSEPLGTGTVSAELSSPWVAGDSERSTDALTDPVTDPGPNPSSDTAIWHRIFQSSYIREQYVLTHCSASPEPGPGSTGSSASPVSQGPGSPEGNTPLDPPSQQGCRSLAWGESASSRSCPLPPSPLAPVKTGALSAEVLGRRRRVALAGRSLSSPQGRVNPVPGCPRHPSLGVAPDGPGPEPGQQLGQGLDDSGNLLSPAPMDWDMLMEPPFLFTAVPLSGELAPPAVAQPPQAPRCHVVIRALCGEQPMSWEVGVGLETLWGPQDDGSLPPSPPERDNAWDQALHRLTAASVVRDNEQLALRRGGETRADRGHARRSWLRALQTSKVSSAPSCFTCPVAVDATTREVLPSALQVQSSEPAEPAGTPPISQSHVDAAPFPTVVHSKGGWDPDQTGNSSSALGDHAAPIGGSHRPLPQPPSRISLGRWKSRGPDSHRPCSPNTGQVNDSNSEGSGHDYLPLVRLQEAPGSFRLDALFCAAVRISQERLCRASPFAAHRASLSPTSASSPWALLAPSVGQGSSATASCSPSPSSGSEGPGQVDSGRGSDTEASEGLEGPGGADLRGRTWATAVALAWLEHRCAGAFGEWELAAAKADCWLRAQHLPDGLDLANLKAAARGLFLLLRHWDQNLQLHLLCYSPANM